A stretch of the Pseudomonas sp. ACM7 genome encodes the following:
- a CDS encoding VRR-NUC domain-containing protein, translated as MAVIQPPQTPQGCTNTSIEGTIKQAPLPNPDNKPYLMEKANYASRFPKLSFKKTKDGDVTGLELKQLVMSGLIRADEYRWDFLWDYKAEVCFDMASLPPKPFLSSTWFGEEEKPDPLRRHTLFPFPKGSVKGLLRRPDVIIVKNRSTRWPGQAGPDHQGIAHSNNLERLVEVKFPGDVLGMAQREAYLDIAGGSTRFSVLEISDCRDDGDRERDRQYNREHKPTGEFNPLQWPVLLPPRNPGVTPRPAPVPVPAYGPTPTSRPAHVESWTQQVQEAVDGLLEQGAQGIRKLSQEVQQHLEDAATWIGVKGEWVRRESQKAWEWVSETGAQVIRWTDEQLRAIWKEVQHFTDINLEMLRRVDWVQILIDMGVLAAEVVIVLAIGAAIGSAVVAVGIPAALVTGLMIILHLARVSWLLLASILSGVVINTAATAG; from the coding sequence ATGGCAGTCATACAACCGCCTCAAACGCCGCAGGGCTGCACCAATACCAGCATCGAAGGCACGATCAAACAGGCTCCACTGCCCAACCCGGACAACAAGCCTTATTTGATGGAAAAGGCAAATTACGCTTCGCGGTTTCCGAAGTTATCCTTCAAGAAAACAAAGGATGGCGATGTCACAGGTCTGGAGCTCAAACAACTTGTCATGAGTGGATTGATCCGAGCGGACGAGTATCGTTGGGATTTTCTCTGGGACTATAAAGCGGAAGTCTGCTTTGATATGGCATCTCTTCCACCCAAACCATTTCTCAGCTCCACGTGGTTTGGTGAAGAAGAGAAACCCGATCCGTTGCGACGCCATACCTTGTTTCCGTTTCCCAAAGGTTCAGTCAAAGGCTTGCTACGACGCCCAGACGTGATCATCGTAAAAAATCGGAGTACCCGCTGGCCGGGACAGGCCGGTCCGGACCATCAGGGTATTGCTCACTCGAATAATCTAGAACGTTTAGTGGAAGTGAAATTTCCAGGGGACGTGCTTGGAATGGCTCAGAGAGAAGCCTACTTAGATATTGCTGGTGGGTCGACCCGATTCTCCGTTTTAGAAATTAGCGACTGCCGCGATGATGGTGATCGCGAACGAGATCGCCAGTACAACAGAGAGCACAAGCCAACTGGAGAATTCAACCCTCTACAATGGCCGGTGTTATTACCCCCCAGAAATCCTGGTGTAACGCCAAGACCCGCCCCTGTTCCAGTACCTGCGTACGGACCTACGCCGACGTCCCGGCCTGCCCATGTTGAAAGCTGGACTCAACAGGTTCAGGAGGCCGTAGATGGGCTTCTAGAACAGGGAGCTCAAGGTATTCGGAAACTTTCTCAGGAAGTACAACAACATCTCGAAGACGCTGCGACATGGATCGGCGTTAAAGGTGAATGGGTTCGACGCGAATCACAAAAAGCGTGGGAGTGGGTCAGTGAAACGGGGGCTCAGGTTATTCGCTGGACAGATGAACAATTGAGAGCAATCTGGAAAGAAGTCCAACACTTTACAGATATAAACCTCGAAATGCTTCGGCGGGTCGATTGGGTACAAATTTTGATCGATATGGGAGTTCTCGCTGCCGAAGTGGTAATCGTGCTTGCCATCGGAGCGGCCATCGGATCAGCCGTTGTAGCAGTGGGTATTCCAGCAGCACTCGTTACCGGTCTAATGATTATTCTGCACCTGGCTCGGGTTTCGTGGCTCTTGTTAGCCAGCATTTTGAGTGGTGTGGTAATTAATACAGCAGCTACTGCCGGATAG
- a CDS encoding type VI immunity family protein, whose amino-acid sequence MNALEKLTKQAPNLAFELPDNTPVVKLGLIATVYFKEGYFLESKKNVMECFDRFKEEFGQHLKGQFYDRYKKLTDDSFKKTTLKILETDSNEQYEWHISSAPTASEAAEYSLSALNSFEVHGDQKRSYLKITFPWDFLQQADGAARYQNWLVYLCNQVKAEHGYGGLSSVLPYDFDSYMPMEFQLAQQFPGLEVDSMVHNFKRELLDHIKGVNWYTILGATFVERLGGEALLRHAFSGRGDVEILSYDNGLIIRAGDLPQLGAEDEPLPSVYVAINKVVKPLRIPNPDQLHTYSPYGNCFEEDSTARWYARFDRDDNATTSSRVESGKPCTKEGYWFTPAQANSRRHFQQGEIMPSFSGSNWGDTLWYWSGEN is encoded by the coding sequence ATGAACGCATTGGAAAAATTGACTAAACAAGCTCCAAATTTGGCCTTTGAGTTGCCGGATAACACACCAGTCGTCAAGCTGGGGCTGATCGCGACAGTGTATTTTAAAGAAGGCTATTTTCTTGAAAGCAAGAAAAACGTCATGGAGTGCTTCGACCGCTTCAAGGAAGAGTTTGGGCAACATCTAAAAGGACAATTTTATGACCGCTATAAAAAACTGACCGATGATAGTTTCAAAAAAACGACTCTAAAGATTCTTGAAACTGATTCGAACGAACAATATGAATGGCACATCAGCAGTGCTCCAACCGCAAGTGAGGCCGCTGAATACAGCCTTTCGGCGTTGAACTCTTTTGAGGTCCATGGTGACCAGAAACGTTCGTATCTCAAGATCACTTTTCCTTGGGATTTTTTGCAGCAAGCTGACGGTGCCGCACGATATCAGAACTGGCTGGTTTACCTTTGCAATCAGGTAAAAGCTGAACATGGTTATGGCGGTCTTTCCAGCGTTCTGCCTTATGACTTCGATAGCTACATGCCAATGGAATTTCAGTTGGCTCAGCAGTTCCCCGGACTTGAAGTCGACTCCATGGTGCACAACTTTAAGCGAGAACTGCTTGATCACATCAAGGGTGTGAACTGGTACACCATTCTTGGGGCGACGTTTGTAGAACGTCTAGGCGGCGAAGCCCTGCTACGCCATGCTTTCAGCGGTCGTGGCGATGTAGAGATATTGAGTTACGACAACGGACTGATTATTCGTGCGGGCGACCTCCCTCAGTTGGGTGCCGAAGACGAACCACTTCCTTCTGTCTATGTGGCGATCAATAAAGTCGTAAAACCTCTGCGCATTCCAAATCCAGATCAACTGCACACTTATTCCCCATATGGAAACTGCTTCGAAGAAGACAGTACCGCTCGATGGTATGCGCGTTTTGACCGTGACGATAACGCCACAACCTCATCGCGCGTTGAATCAGGCAAACCTTGTACCAAGGAAGGTTACTGGTTCACCCCAGCGCAAGCCAACTCAAGACGCCATTTCCAACAAGGCGAAATCATGCCGAGTTTCAGTGGTTCTAACTGGGGCGATACGCTTTGGTATTGGTCAGGTGAGAATTAA
- a CDS encoding PoNe immunity protein domain-containing protein, translated as MNKRQKFLSETRYKDFLAYSEETKIFWQNNKFESDSPEQEASLRANHFKNLALKKLFISYTAGIEISLLAPLLEELISAYEERQNKLSVSEKIESISPLAIDIWPDEFEECVQVFSLCILLHRTDLLKRFVKLLDGADYKSEDTLYEDLLRKNLPDRGDIDEWYHDVYTPLIQAIYADEKDEASQLLADYCKQWYAAFKQAPWHDSHLQGDEGSYVGYWAFEAGAIAFLYGIDDRKINHMVYPKDLVEYARNYQPTNGSQVARVDAGQPCSKTGYWFTPAKAESRRHFNQGDIMPGFSDSHWGDTIWYWSGE; from the coding sequence ATGAACAAAAGACAAAAATTTCTCAGCGAGACCAGATACAAAGACTTCTTGGCTTACAGCGAGGAGACGAAAATTTTCTGGCAAAACAACAAATTCGAGTCAGATTCCCCTGAGCAAGAAGCGTCTCTAAGGGCAAATCACTTTAAAAATCTGGCATTAAAAAAACTATTTATATCTTATACCGCCGGAATTGAGATCTCTTTGCTTGCGCCATTGCTTGAAGAGCTTATATCAGCGTACGAAGAGCGCCAAAACAAACTTTCAGTTTCTGAAAAAATAGAAAGCATTTCACCACTCGCCATTGACATTTGGCCAGATGAATTTGAAGAATGCGTACAAGTTTTTAGCCTATGCATCTTGCTTCACAGAACAGATCTGCTCAAGCGATTCGTGAAGCTTTTAGATGGCGCAGACTACAAAAGCGAAGATACTCTTTATGAAGACCTACTCCGCAAAAATCTACCTGATCGAGGAGATATAGATGAATGGTATCACGACGTATACACCCCTTTAATACAAGCCATATATGCAGATGAAAAAGATGAGGCCTCTCAGCTACTAGCTGATTATTGCAAGCAATGGTATGCCGCGTTCAAGCAAGCCCCTTGGCACGACTCACACTTGCAAGGCGACGAAGGAAGCTATGTCGGATACTGGGCGTTCGAGGCTGGGGCCATTGCTTTCTTATATGGGATCGATGACAGAAAAATCAATCATATGGTTTATCCAAAGGACTTGGTGGAATACGCGAGAAATTACCAACCGACCAATGGGTCCCAGGTTGCTCGTGTAGATGCAGGACAACCATGTAGCAAGACTGGCTATTGGTTTACGCCGGCAAAAGCAGAGTCTCGTCGCCACTTTAATCAAGGCGATATAATGCCAGGGTTCAGTGACTCCCATTGGGGCGATACTATTTGGTATTGGTCGGGAGAATAA
- a CDS encoding PoNe immunity protein domain-containing protein: MNKRQKFFSEKHYENFLREHDEVIEFFKTNKFKSESIEEEASLRSAFLQTLALDRLLASYTAGENIESLVPLLEDLIDKYEARQKTLAEYENSPKISPLALDDWPDQYEEAVQVTGLCILLHRTDLLPRFVKLIDEAGYAGDDTLYEDLLKKVLPHRHDVDRWYHNVYTPLIQAVYIDSKEEASKLLKKYCQQWYPAFKQAPWHDTHLQGEEGNYVGYWAIEAGAIAFLYGIDDSKIDHMVYPKALVEYARSYKGDIGSQINRIVAGEPCSKTGYWFTPAQANSRRHFQQGEIMPCFSESKWGDTIWYWSGEE, encoded by the coding sequence ATGAACAAACGACAAAAATTCTTTAGTGAAAAACACTACGAAAATTTCCTTAGAGAACATGATGAGGTCATAGAATTTTTCAAAACCAACAAATTCAAATCTGAATCTATCGAAGAAGAAGCTTCTCTTCGCTCAGCATTTCTCCAGACTTTAGCTCTCGATAGACTTCTTGCCAGCTATACCGCAGGGGAGAACATAGAATCTCTTGTTCCTCTGCTTGAGGACTTGATTGATAAGTACGAAGCTCGTCAGAAAACTCTAGCTGAGTATGAAAATTCACCAAAAATATCGCCGCTGGCATTGGATGACTGGCCGGATCAATACGAAGAAGCCGTTCAAGTTACCGGTCTGTGCATCCTATTGCACCGTACTGACCTGCTACCGCGCTTCGTCAAGCTCATAGATGAAGCCGGCTATGCCGGTGACGATACTCTTTATGAAGACTTACTGAAGAAAGTCCTTCCTCATCGGCACGATGTCGACCGGTGGTATCACAACGTATATACGCCACTCATCCAAGCTGTCTACATCGATAGTAAAGAAGAGGCTTCAAAGCTACTCAAAAAATATTGCCAACAATGGTATCCAGCCTTCAAACAAGCTCCTTGGCACGATACTCATCTTCAAGGAGAGGAAGGTAATTATGTAGGCTATTGGGCTATAGAGGCAGGAGCAATTGCTTTTTTATACGGCATAGACGACAGCAAAATCGATCATATGGTGTATCCAAAAGCATTAGTCGAATACGCTAGAAGTTATAAGGGCGATATTGGATCCCAGATTAATCGCATTGTTGCTGGCGAACCATGTAGCAAAACAGGCTATTGGTTTACCCCAGCTCAAGCCAACTCAAGACGCCACTTCCAACAAGGCGAAATCATGCCGTGCTTCAGCGAATCAAAATGGGGCGATACTATTTGGTATTGGTCAGGTGAAGAATAA
- a CDS encoding PoNe immunity protein domain-containing protein produces the protein MNKRQCFIVDSYYQKSIHLYDTTESRWAGRTMKADSPDQERALRTGYFKETAFSALLISYTAGESIDSLIPRLEKLISSYEIYQQALAAEESETDISPLTIDDSPGHYEECVQVISLCILLHRTDLLIRFVALIDRAGYANEEYPLHELHIPSG, from the coding sequence ATGAACAAACGCCAGTGTTTCATCGTCGACTCCTACTATCAAAAGTCCATCCATCTGTACGACACAACCGAATCGCGCTGGGCTGGCAGGACGATGAAGGCAGATTCTCCAGACCAGGAGAGGGCATTGCGAACGGGGTACTTCAAGGAAACGGCGTTCAGTGCCTTGCTGATCAGTTACACGGCGGGCGAATCGATTGACAGCCTCATTCCCCGGCTGGAGAAGCTGATCAGTAGCTACGAGATTTACCAACAAGCATTGGCTGCCGAGGAAAGCGAAACTGACATTTCACCCCTGACCATCGACGATTCGCCTGGCCATTATGAAGAGTGTGTTCAAGTCATCAGTCTTTGCATTTTGTTGCATCGCACCGACCTGCTGATTCGCTTCGTCGCCTTGATAGATCGCGCAGGATACGCCAACGAAGAGTATCCGCTCCATGAACTCCACATTCCAAGCGGATAG
- the tnpB gene encoding IS66 family insertion sequence element accessory protein TnpB (TnpB, as the term is used for proteins encoded by IS66 family insertion elements, is considered an accessory protein, since TnpC, encoded by a neighboring gene, is a DDE family transposase.) — protein sequence MRPNASVEKVYLYPKPVDFRKSIDGLAALVELDIKVAVFDPVLFVFLNRHRNRVKVLYWERNGFCLWLKR from the coding sequence ATGCGTCCCAATGCCAGCGTTGAAAAAGTGTACCTCTACCCAAAGCCTGTCGATTTTCGAAAGTCCATCGACGGCCTGGCTGCATTGGTCGAACTGGACATCAAAGTTGCGGTGTTCGACCCTGTGCTTTTCGTCTTTCTAAATCGCCACCGCAACCGCGTCAAAGTGTTGTACTGGGAGCGCAACGGCTTCTGCCTTTGGCTCAAGCGC
- a CDS encoding transposase domain-containing protein: protein IDNNAAERAIKPFVIGRKAWLFSDTPKGATASAQIYSLVETAKVNGQEPYTWLRHVLERLPQAQSVGDYEALLPWNCSPEMPR, encoded by the coding sequence CGATCGACAACAACGCGGCGGAGCGCGCGATAAAGCCGTTTGTAATCGGGCGCAAGGCATGGCTGTTCAGCGACACGCCCAAGGGTGCCACCGCCAGTGCGCAGATCTACAGTTTGGTCGAGACCGCCAAGGTCAACGGCCAGGAGCCTTATACGTGGCTGCGCCACGTACTGGAAAGACTACCGCAGGCACAATCGGTTGGGGACTACGAAGCCTTGCTGCCATGGAACTGCTCGCCAGAGATGCCACGGTAA
- a CDS encoding DUF2790 domain-containing protein yields the protein MNMPTLLITTALACTAFAGLAQANDTSSSQAVPYHYGMPLHVGKVITLTEPSTLDCKVVTADMKYIDSTSGKPAEISYRKLSDACSYQN from the coding sequence ATGAACATGCCCACCTTGCTGATCACCACCGCCCTCGCCTGCACCGCGTTTGCCGGTCTGGCTCAGGCCAATGACACGTCATCCTCCCAGGCCGTGCCCTATCACTACGGCATGCCGCTGCACGTGGGCAAGGTCATTACCTTGACCGAACCGTCGACGCTGGACTGCAAAGTGGTCACAGCCGACATGAAGTACATCGACAGCACCTCGGGCAAGCCTGCGGAAATCTCCTATCGGAAGCTTTCTGACGCTTGCAGTTATCAAAACTGA
- a CDS encoding DUF1652 domain-containing protein — protein MFLSALELRNIIESSFLPKRCQCTLSPDLSMTVKVYSDRETDHLDLMKTGINAKQLNGCREINDLIAGLRSDMQHQTIARTLHPDRKAL, from the coding sequence ATGTTTCTTTCTGCCTTGGAACTTCGCAATATCATTGAAAGCAGTTTTTTGCCGAAACGTTGTCAATGCACGCTGTCGCCGGACCTGTCGATGACCGTCAAGGTGTATTCCGATCGTGAAACCGATCACCTCGATCTAATGAAGACAGGAATAAATGCCAAACAGCTAAATGGTTGCCGAGAAATCAATGACCTGATCGCTGGGCTGCGCTCTGACATGCAGCACCAAACCATTGCCCGGACCCTGCATCCAGACCGGAAAGCGCTTTAA
- the eco gene encoding serine protease inhibitor ecotin: MGSLTCITTVGLILAGLSTIAHAAKVEEVAPFPKAESGFTRQVIHLAPQTQEDGFQVEILAGKTLTVDCNRQRLGGILDEKNLEGWGYPFYRLEKVIGPMSTLMACPDGKSKKDFVPVVGDGFMLRYNSKLPIVLYVPKDVEVRYRIWSASSKVEKAVQE; the protein is encoded by the coding sequence ATGGGTTCTTTGACCTGTATCACTACCGTCGGGCTGATTCTTGCCGGGCTGTCGACCATCGCTCACGCCGCGAAAGTCGAAGAAGTCGCGCCGTTCCCCAAAGCTGAGAGCGGTTTCACCCGCCAGGTCATTCACCTTGCCCCACAGACTCAGGAAGACGGTTTCCAGGTCGAAATTCTCGCCGGCAAAACCCTGACCGTCGACTGCAATCGCCAACGCCTGGGCGGCATTCTCGATGAGAAAAACCTCGAAGGCTGGGGCTACCCGTTCTACCGACTGGAAAAAGTCATCGGCCCGATGAGTACGCTGATGGCCTGCCCGGACGGCAAAAGCAAAAAGGACTTCGTGCCGGTGGTCGGTGACGGTTTCATGTTGCGCTACAACAGCAAACTGCCGATCGTGCTCTACGTGCCCAAAGACGTCGAAGTCCGCTACCGGATCTGGTCGGCGTCGAGCAAGGTCGAGAAAGCCGTCCAGGAATAA
- a CDS encoding NIPSNAP family protein encodes MITCHVKYVIDPYQLSEFEAYAKAWLGIVERLGGTHHGYFLPSEGASNIAYCLFSFPSLADYESYRHIAMTDAESTALVASLVEKKFIVSYERTFLRPLLA; translated from the coding sequence TTGATTACCTGCCACGTCAAATATGTGATCGATCCGTACCAACTCAGCGAATTCGAAGCCTACGCCAAGGCCTGGCTTGGCATCGTCGAGCGTTTGGGCGGTACGCACCACGGGTACTTCCTGCCTTCCGAGGGAGCGAGCAATATCGCCTACTGCCTGTTCAGCTTTCCTTCGCTGGCGGACTACGAAAGCTACCGGCATATCGCGATGACTGACGCCGAAAGCACCGCGCTCGTAGCTTCGCTGGTCGAGAAGAAGTTTATCGTCAGTTATGAGCGAACCTTCCTGCGCCCGCTGCTGGCCTGA
- a CDS encoding DUF2834 domain-containing protein — protein MKSVALPLIALIAFAGYTVSVMLQAEQSLIDFGLSLMSRPDTAQIVIDLYLLATLAGIWMYTDARKRGQSGLSVVPYLLLTAIFVSIGPLLYLVVRGQQDRKKSVTVHQEV, from the coding sequence ATGAAGTCTGTCGCCCTGCCCCTCATTGCCCTGATCGCGTTCGCCGGCTACACCGTTTCGGTGATGCTTCAGGCCGAACAGTCATTGATCGACTTCGGCCTCAGCCTGATGTCGCGCCCCGACACGGCGCAGATCGTGATTGATTTGTACCTGCTGGCGACGCTCGCGGGCATCTGGATGTACACGGATGCGCGCAAGCGTGGGCAGTCAGGGCTGTCGGTGGTGCCGTATCTGTTGCTCACCGCAATATTTGTGTCCATCGGGCCGTTGTTGTATTTGGTGGTGCGTGGGCAACAGGATCGGAAGAAATCCGTAACCGTCCATCAAGAGGTCTGA